In a single window of the Pseudomonas oryzihabitans genome:
- a CDS encoding efflux transporter outer membrane subunit, which produces MKVFAPLLLALAVSACAVGPHYQAPAPAPAQLKASQQPSVYDQGRFEGLWWRQFEDPTLNALVASSLDGNRQLRAAFARLRAARALRDDDANDLYPTVTSRASSQLGKAQQPGLTEQRVNSERYDLGLDMAWELDLFGRVRHTLEASDARAEAAASDLAGLQVSLIAELVDAYGDLRGAQLRERIARDNLGNQREARRLTVTLRDEGMGSDLDVQRSEARLAATEASLPEFQAQASRARNRIATLLGQRPDALSVDLSPKALPAIAKRLPIGDPGALLRRRPDVAAAERRLAAATADVGVATADLFPRVSLSGFLGFTAGRGSQIGSSAARAWGLGPSISWAAFDLGSVRARLRGARAGSDEALANYEQQVLTALEESANAFSDYGRRQERLQALIRQSVASRAAADQAEIRYREGGTDFLVLLDAQRERLAAEDQQAQGEIELYRGIVALYKALGGGWEVQPARLAQGQASPAPAL; this is translated from the coding sequence ATGAAGGTCTTCGCTCCCCTGCTGCTGGCGCTGGCGGTTTCCGCCTGCGCCGTCGGCCCGCACTACCAGGCGCCCGCACCCGCACCTGCGCAACTCAAGGCGAGCCAGCAGCCCAGCGTCTACGACCAGGGTCGTTTCGAGGGGCTCTGGTGGCGCCAGTTCGAGGACCCGACCCTCAACGCTCTGGTCGCCAGCAGCCTGGACGGCAACCGCCAGTTGCGCGCCGCCTTCGCCCGGCTACGCGCGGCCCGCGCCTTGCGGGACGACGATGCCAACGACCTCTATCCGACGGTCACCAGTCGCGCCAGCAGCCAGCTGGGCAAGGCCCAGCAGCCCGGGCTGACCGAGCAGCGAGTCAACAGCGAGCGCTATGACCTGGGCCTGGACATGGCCTGGGAGCTGGACCTGTTCGGTCGCGTCCGCCATACCCTGGAAGCCAGCGATGCCCGCGCGGAAGCCGCAGCCTCGGATCTTGCCGGACTGCAGGTCAGCCTGATCGCCGAACTGGTGGACGCCTATGGCGACCTGCGCGGCGCCCAGCTGCGCGAACGCATCGCCCGCGACAACCTGGGCAACCAGCGCGAGGCGCGCCGCCTGACCGTGACCCTCAGAGACGAGGGCATGGGCAGCGACCTGGACGTGCAGCGCAGCGAAGCGCGCCTGGCCGCCACCGAAGCCAGCCTGCCGGAATTCCAGGCCCAGGCCAGCCGTGCGCGCAACCGCATCGCCACCCTGCTCGGCCAACGCCCGGATGCCCTGAGCGTGGACCTCTCACCCAAGGCCCTGCCGGCCATCGCCAAGCGTCTGCCCATCGGCGATCCCGGTGCCCTGCTACGCCGGCGCCCGGACGTGGCCGCCGCCGAACGCCGCCTGGCTGCCGCCACCGCCGACGTCGGGGTGGCCACCGCCGACCTCTTCCCGCGGGTCAGTCTCTCCGGCTTTCTCGGCTTCACCGCCGGGCGTGGCTCGCAGATCGGCAGCAGTGCCGCCCGCGCCTGGGGTCTGGGACCGAGCATCAGCTGGGCGGCCTTCGACCTGGGCAGCGTGCGCGCCCGCTTGCGCGGCGCCCGTGCCGGCTCCGACGAGGCCCTGGCCAACTACGAGCAGCAGGTGCTGACCGCCCTGGAAGAGAGCGCCAATGCCTTCAGCGACTACGGGCGACGCCAGGAGCGCCTGCAGGCGCTGATCCGCCAGTCGGTGGCCAGTCGCGCCGCCGCCGACCAGGCCGAGATCCGCTACCGCGAAGGCGGCACCGACTTCCTGGTGCTGCTCGATGCCCAGCGCGAACGCCTGGCCGCCGAGGACCAGCAGGCTCAAGGCGAGATCGAGCTCTATCGCGGCATCGTCGCCCTCTACAAGGCCCTGGGGGGTGGCTGGGAGGTCCAACCGGCCCGCCTCGCCCAAGGCCAAGCTTCCCCCGCGCCGGCGCTCTGA
- a CDS encoding efflux RND transporter permease subunit, which translates to MNFSQFFIRRPIFAAVLSLIILIGGAISLFQLPISEYPEVVPPTVVVRATFPGANPKVIGETVAAPLEQAMNGVEHMLYLSSQSTADGKLTLTITFALGTNLDTAQVQVQNRVTRTLPKLPEEVQRLGVTADKASPDLAMVVHLTSPDQRYDMLYLSNYALINVKDELARLDGVGDVQLFGMGDYSLRVWLDPDKVASRGLTASDVVAAIREQNRQVAAGALGAPPAPGSTSFQLAINTQGRLVDEEEFANIIVRAGSDGQITRLRDIARIELGSNQYALRSLLNNQPAVAIPIFQRPGSNAIDLSNQVRAKMAELKQSFPQGMDYEIVYDPTIFVRGSIEAVVHTLFEAIILVVLVVILFLQTWRASIIPLVAVPVSLIGTFAVMHAFGFSLNALSLFGLVLAIGIVVDDAIVVVENVERNIGLGLEPVAATRRAMSEVTGPIIATALVLCAVFVPTAFISGLTGQFYRQFALTIAISTVISAFNSLTLSPALAAVLLKAHDAPKDRFSRLLDRLFGGWLFAPFNRFFEKASHGYVGAVRRVLRGSSIVLVLYVVLLGLTGLGLVKTPTGFVPPQDKQYLVAFAQLPDAATLDRSEEVIRRMSAIALKHPGVESTVAFPGLSINGFTNSPNSGIVFVTLKPFEERRDPSLSAGAIAAQLNGEFAAIQESIIAIFPPPPVQGLGSIGGFRLQVEDRGNLGYEELYAQTQSVLAKARQLPELAPESLFTSYQVNVPQIDAHIDREKAKTLGVPIDAIFDTLQAYLGSVYANDFNRFGRTFQVNVQADQRFRLEPEQIGQLKVRNDRGEMVPLSTFVKISDTAGPDRVMHYNGFLTAEINGAPAPGYSSGQAQAAIERLLKQELPNGMTFEWTELTYQQILSGNTALLVFPLCVLLAFLVLAAQYESWSLPLAVILIVPMTLLSAITGVLLAGSDNNIFTQIGLIVLVGLACKNAILIVEFAKDQQATGKDRVAAVLEACRLRLRPILMTSFAFIMGVVPLVTSTGAGAEMRHAMGVAVFSGMLGVTFFGLLLTPLFYVLVRAFVERRQARSALAQEAQA; encoded by the coding sequence ATGAACTTCTCCCAGTTCTTCATCCGCCGGCCGATCTTCGCCGCCGTGCTCTCGCTGATCATCCTGATCGGCGGGGCCATCTCGCTGTTCCAGCTGCCGATCAGCGAATACCCCGAGGTGGTGCCGCCCACCGTGGTGGTGCGCGCCACCTTCCCCGGCGCCAACCCCAAGGTGATCGGCGAGACCGTGGCCGCGCCCCTGGAGCAGGCCATGAACGGCGTGGAGCACATGCTCTACCTGTCGTCCCAGTCCACCGCCGACGGCAAGCTGACCCTGACCATCACCTTTGCCCTGGGCACCAACCTGGATACCGCCCAGGTGCAGGTGCAGAACCGTGTCACCCGTACCCTGCCCAAGCTGCCGGAAGAGGTGCAGCGTCTCGGCGTGACCGCTGACAAGGCCTCGCCGGATCTGGCGATGGTGGTGCACCTGACCTCGCCGGACCAGCGCTACGACATGCTCTATCTGTCCAACTACGCCCTGATCAACGTCAAGGACGAGCTGGCGCGGCTGGACGGCGTGGGCGACGTCCAGCTGTTCGGCATGGGCGACTATTCCCTGCGCGTCTGGCTCGATCCGGACAAGGTCGCCTCGCGCGGCCTGACCGCCAGCGACGTGGTCGCCGCCATTCGCGAGCAGAACCGTCAGGTGGCGGCGGGCGCCCTCGGCGCGCCACCCGCGCCGGGCAGCACCAGTTTCCAGCTGGCCATCAACACCCAGGGTCGCCTGGTGGATGAGGAAGAATTCGCCAACATCATCGTGCGCGCCGGCAGCGACGGCCAGATCACCCGGCTGCGCGACATCGCCCGCATCGAACTGGGCTCCAACCAGTACGCCCTGAGATCCTTGCTGAACAATCAGCCGGCGGTGGCCATCCCGATCTTCCAGCGCCCCGGCAGCAACGCCATCGACCTGTCCAACCAGGTACGCGCCAAGATGGCCGAGCTCAAGCAGAGCTTCCCCCAGGGCATGGACTACGAGATCGTCTACGACCCGACCATCTTCGTGCGCGGCTCCATCGAGGCCGTGGTGCACACCCTGTTCGAAGCCATCATCCTGGTGGTGCTGGTGGTGATCCTGTTCCTGCAGACCTGGCGCGCCTCCATCATTCCCCTGGTGGCAGTGCCGGTGTCACTGATCGGCACCTTCGCGGTGATGCACGCCTTTGGCTTCTCGCTCAATGCGCTGTCGCTGTTCGGGCTGGTGCTGGCCATCGGCATCGTGGTGGATGACGCCATCGTGGTGGTGGAAAACGTCGAGCGAAACATCGGCCTGGGTCTGGAACCGGTGGCGGCCACCCGGCGCGCCATGAGTGAAGTGACCGGGCCCATCATCGCCACCGCCCTGGTGCTCTGCGCGGTGTTCGTGCCGACCGCCTTCATCTCGGGCCTCACCGGGCAGTTCTATCGGCAATTCGCCCTGACCATCGCCATTTCCACGGTGATCTCGGCCTTCAACTCCCTGACCCTGTCGCCGGCCTTGGCCGCGGTGCTGCTTAAGGCCCACGACGCGCCCAAGGACCGTTTCTCGCGGCTGCTCGACCGGTTGTTCGGCGGCTGGCTGTTCGCCCCCTTCAACCGCTTCTTCGAAAAGGCCAGCCACGGCTACGTCGGCGCCGTGCGCCGGGTGCTGCGCGGTAGCTCCATCGTGCTGGTGCTCTATGTGGTGCTGCTGGGCCTGACCGGTCTGGGCCTGGTGAAGACGCCGACCGGCTTCGTGCCACCCCAGGACAAGCAGTACCTGGTGGCCTTCGCCCAGTTGCCCGACGCCGCCACCCTGGATCGCAGCGAAGAGGTCATCCGCCGCATGTCGGCCATCGCCCTCAAGCACCCCGGCGTGGAAAGCACCGTGGCGTTCCCGGGCCTGTCCATTAACGGCTTCACCAACAGCCCCAACAGCGGCATCGTCTTCGTGACCCTGAAGCCCTTCGAGGAGCGCCGTGATCCCTCGCTGTCGGCCGGCGCCATCGCCGCCCAGCTGAACGGCGAATTCGCCGCCATCCAGGAATCCATCATCGCCATCTTCCCGCCACCGCCAGTGCAGGGACTGGGCAGCATCGGCGGCTTCCGCCTGCAGGTGGAAGACCGCGGCAACCTGGGTTACGAGGAGCTCTACGCCCAGACCCAGAGCGTGCTGGCCAAAGCCCGGCAGCTGCCGGAACTGGCCCCGGAGTCGCTGTTCACCAGCTACCAGGTCAACGTGCCGCAGATCGATGCCCACATCGATCGCGAGAAGGCCAAGACCCTCGGGGTGCCCATCGACGCCATCTTCGACACCCTGCAGGCCTACCTGGGCTCGGTCTACGCCAACGACTTCAACCGTTTCGGTCGTACCTTCCAGGTCAACGTCCAGGCTGACCAGCGCTTCCGCCTGGAACCCGAGCAGATCGGCCAGCTCAAGGTGCGCAACGACCGCGGCGAGATGGTGCCCCTGTCCACCTTCGTCAAGATCAGCGATACCGCCGGCCCCGACCGGGTGATGCACTACAACGGCTTCCTCACCGCCGAGATCAACGGCGCGCCGGCCCCGGGCTACAGCTCCGGCCAGGCCCAGGCGGCCATCGAGCGGCTGCTCAAGCAGGAGCTGCCCAATGGCATGACCTTCGAGTGGACCGAGCTGACCTACCAGCAGATCCTTTCCGGCAATACCGCCCTGCTGGTGTTCCCGCTCTGCGTGCTCTTGGCCTTCCTAGTGCTGGCCGCCCAGTACGAGAGCTGGAGCCTGCCGCTGGCAGTGATCCTGATCGTGCCCATGACCCTGCTTTCGGCCATTACCGGGGTGCTCCTGGCCGGTAGCGACAACAACATCTTCACCCAGATCGGGCTGATCGTGCTGGTGGGCCTGGCGTGCAAGAACGCCATCCTCATCGTCGAGTTCGCCAAGGACCAGCAGGCCACCGGCAAGGACCGCGTCGCCGCGGTGCTGGAGGCCTGCCGCCTGCGCCTGAGACCCATCCTGATGACCAGCTTCGCCTTCATCATGGGCGTGGTGCCCCTGGTGACCTCCACCGGCGCCGGTGCCGAGATGCGCCATGCCATGGGTGTCGCGGTGTTCTCCGGGATGCTCGGGGTGACCTTCTTCGGGCTGCTGCTCACGCCGCTCTTCTATGTCCTGGTACGCGCCTTCGTGGAGCGTCGCCAGGCCCGATCCGCCCTTGCTCAGGAGGCCCAGGCATGA
- a CDS encoding efflux RND transporter periplasmic adaptor subunit, translating into MDLFAKTLGPLALTSTLLLAACGDSHPQASAAPPAPKVSAAEVLRQPVVEWDEVTGRLEAPESVVVRPRVSGYVDRVFFHEGTRVKRGDLLLQIDPRPFQAEVKRLEAELQQARASASRTADEAARGERLRSSNAISAEIVEARRSAAQEAKASVAAAQAQLDAARLNLGFTEVRAAIDGRVGRAEVTAGNLVNAGDTRLTTLVSTDKVYAYFDADERVFLKQQTLARQGQRGAASPVYMALSDENDFSHEGHMDFMDNQLDPRTGTIHGRAVFDNADGRFTPGLYARLRLVGSGTYEGTLIQDAAVGTDLGKKFVLVVDGQNKAAYRTIELGPRLEGLRIVRKGLEAGDRIVVNGLQRVRPGMTVDVQSVPMADATTLAALKRQRDAVLASLPAPTQPLKVGSR; encoded by the coding sequence ATGGACCTCTTCGCGAAAACCCTCGGCCCCCTGGCCCTGACCTCCACGCTACTGCTCGCCGCCTGTGGCGATTCCCATCCCCAGGCCAGCGCCGCGCCGCCCGCGCCCAAGGTGAGCGCCGCCGAGGTGCTACGCCAGCCGGTGGTGGAGTGGGACGAGGTGACTGGCCGGCTGGAAGCCCCGGAATCCGTGGTGGTCCGCCCCCGCGTGTCGGGCTATGTCGACCGCGTCTTCTTCCACGAGGGGACCCGGGTCAAGCGCGGCGATCTCTTGCTGCAGATCGACCCGCGGCCCTTCCAGGCCGAGGTCAAGCGCCTCGAAGCCGAACTGCAACAGGCCCGTGCCAGCGCCAGCCGCACCGCCGACGAAGCCGCCCGGGGCGAGCGCCTGCGCAGCAGCAACGCCATCTCCGCGGAAATCGTCGAGGCCCGTCGCAGCGCTGCCCAGGAAGCCAAGGCCAGCGTCGCCGCTGCCCAGGCGCAACTGGACGCCGCGCGCCTGAATCTGGGCTTCACCGAGGTACGCGCTGCCATCGACGGTCGCGTCGGACGTGCCGAGGTGACGGCCGGCAACCTGGTCAACGCCGGTGATACCCGCCTCACCACCCTGGTCTCCACCGACAAGGTCTATGCCTACTTCGACGCCGACGAGCGCGTCTTCCTCAAGCAGCAGACCCTCGCCCGCCAGGGTCAGCGCGGTGCCGCCAGCCCGGTCTACATGGCGCTGTCCGACGAGAACGACTTCTCCCACGAAGGCCACATGGACTTCATGGACAACCAGCTCGATCCGCGCACCGGCACCATCCACGGCCGCGCCGTGTTCGACAACGCCGACGGCCGCTTCACCCCGGGGCTCTATGCCCGGCTGCGCCTGGTGGGCAGCGGTACCTACGAAGGCACCCTGATCCAGGACGCCGCCGTGGGCACCGACCTGGGCAAGAAATTCGTGCTGGTGGTGGACGGCCAGAACAAGGCCGCCTATCGCACCATCGAACTGGGTCCGCGCCTGGAAGGCCTGCGCATCGTGCGCAAGGGGCTGGAAGCCGGCGATCGCATCGTGGTCAACGGCCTGCAACGGGTGCGTCCGGGCATGACCGTCGACGTCCAGTCGGTACCCATGGCCGATGCCACCACCCTGGCCGCCCTCAAGCGCCAGCGCGATGCGGTTTTGGCCAGCCTGCCGGCGCCCACCCAGCCACTCAAGGTGGGTAGTCGCTAG
- a CDS encoding LysR family transcriptional regulator: MNRTDLRRVDLNLLIVFETLMLERSVTRAAEKLFLGQPAISAALARLRTLFDDPLFVRTGRSMEPTPRAQEIAALLSPALDQISSAVSRTQSFEPASADRVFRVGLSDDVEFALLPPLLRRIRIEAPGTTLVVRRMNYLTAAGMLASGEITVAVGYTEELPANAKRRPVRRFGFKVLRADSKPGRLTLDEYCARPHALVSYAGDLTGYVDELLDKLGRQRRVVLAVPQFNGLGSLLAETDLLVMVPDYTARLLASTGGLRYEDPPEELRDGGHELPMAWSGAQDHDLGERWLRSRIQMFIGDPDSL, encoded by the coding sequence ATGAACCGTACCGATCTGCGCCGCGTCGACCTCAACCTGCTCATCGTGTTCGAGACCCTGATGCTCGAACGCAGCGTCACTCGTGCCGCGGAAAAGCTGTTTCTCGGCCAGCCGGCCATCAGCGCCGCCCTGGCGCGGCTACGTACGCTGTTCGACGATCCGCTGTTCGTGCGTACCGGGCGCAGCATGGAACCCACGCCGCGCGCGCAGGAGATCGCCGCCCTGCTGTCGCCGGCCCTGGACCAGATCTCCAGCGCGGTGAGCCGGACCCAGAGTTTCGAGCCGGCCAGCGCCGACCGGGTGTTTCGCGTCGGCCTGTCCGACGATGTCGAATTCGCCCTGCTCCCACCGCTGCTCAGAAGAATCCGCATCGAAGCGCCGGGGACGACCCTGGTGGTGCGGCGCATGAACTACCTGACCGCGGCTGGCATGCTGGCCTCCGGCGAGATCACCGTGGCGGTGGGCTACACCGAGGAACTGCCGGCCAATGCCAAACGCCGCCCGGTGCGTCGCTTCGGCTTCAAGGTCCTGCGCGCCGACAGCAAGCCCGGCCGCCTGACCCTGGACGAATACTGCGCCCGCCCCCATGCCCTGGTGTCCTACGCGGGCGACCTCACCGGCTATGTCGACGAGTTGCTGGACAAACTTGGCCGCCAGCGCCGGGTGGTGCTGGCGGTACCCCAGTTCAACGGCCTGGGATCGCTGCTGGCGGAAACCGACCTGCTGGTGATGGTGCCGGACTACACCGCGCGCCTGCTGGCCAGCACCGGCGGCCTCCGCTACGAGGACCCACCCGAGGAGCTGCGCGACGGCGGCCATGAACTGCCCATGGCCTGGAGCGGCGCCCAGGATCACGACCTCGGCGAACGCTGGCTGAGGTCACGCATCCAGATGTTCATTGGCGACCCGGACAGTCTCTAG
- a CDS encoding zinc-dependent alcohol dehydrogenase family protein: MSRLIQFTEFGPPEVLTCIDRPRPVAGPGEVLVRVQAIGVSWYDVLWRQNLAPEQAIPPAGLGCELAGVVTALGEGVADLAIGDPVASFLGHDINRYPAYGDELVYPATSLVRYPDNVLSPAEAAVHYNPLLTIYTGLVHQARLQAGEWVLITDASRCCGPASIQLAKALGGRVIASTHDAADRDYLRELGAERVIAAEEEDLVSRIASITDSVGVHVALDALGGPQLALLGEAMAPRGRLLLYGLNGGNQTPLPACAAFKKKFKLYIHCVQDFTGQPEMGLEADCAAVREALQHIDQLTRDRLLKAQIKQVFPFEQFVEAHRCMEQCPTRGRVVLSVD, translated from the coding sequence ATGTCCCGCCTGATCCAGTTCACCGAATTCGGCCCGCCGGAGGTGCTCACCTGCATCGACCGGCCCAGGCCTGTGGCCGGGCCTGGCGAGGTGCTGGTGCGGGTCCAGGCCATCGGTGTGAGCTGGTACGACGTGCTCTGGCGGCAGAATCTAGCTCCCGAGCAGGCGATACCGCCGGCGGGTCTTGGCTGCGAACTGGCCGGGGTAGTGACCGCCCTGGGCGAGGGTGTCGCCGATCTGGCGATAGGTGATCCGGTGGCCAGCTTTCTCGGCCACGACATCAATCGCTATCCGGCCTATGGCGACGAGCTGGTCTATCCGGCCACCTCCCTGGTGCGCTATCCGGACAATGTGCTTTCGCCCGCGGAGGCCGCGGTGCACTACAACCCGCTGCTCACCATCTATACCGGTCTGGTGCACCAAGCGCGTCTGCAAGCCGGCGAATGGGTACTGATTACCGATGCCAGCCGCTGCTGCGGACCGGCGTCCATCCAGCTGGCCAAGGCCCTGGGCGGCCGCGTCATCGCCAGTACCCATGACGCGGCGGACCGTGACTATCTGCGTGAGTTGGGCGCGGAACGGGTCATCGCTGCCGAGGAAGAGGATCTGGTCAGCCGCATCGCCAGCATCACCGATAGCGTTGGCGTGCATGTGGCCCTGGATGCCCTGGGCGGTCCGCAATTGGCGCTGCTTGGCGAAGCCATGGCGCCCCGCGGTCGGCTGCTGCTCTACGGCCTCAACGGTGGCAACCAGACCCCGCTGCCGGCCTGCGCGGCTTTCAAGAAGAAATTCAAGCTCTACATCCACTGCGTGCAGGACTTCACCGGCCAGCCGGAGATGGGCCTGGAGGCCGATTGCGCCGCGGTGCGCGAAGCCCTGCAGCACATCGACCAGCTGACCCGCGATCGGCTGCTCAAGGCGCAGATCAAGCAGGTCTTTCCCTTCGAGCAGTTCGTCGAGGCCCACCGCTGCATGGAGCAGTGCCCTACCAGGGGCCGCGTCGTCCTCAGCGTCGACTGA
- a CDS encoding acyltransferase family protein has product MTKTTPEKDLRIETIRGLALFLMVAGHVIGSSSTLGLKVPDESVLRYLYDSLVYVRMPLFTAISGYVYALRPVNTGSDLSRFYQGKFKRIGIPLLVVSTLFFALQMAVPNTNYKPQLTDIFSIYFFSYAHFWFLQSIFCIFVVIALLEKAGLLLTLRNFGLVFAVALAASFAWESFPDLFSLYKAVQLFPFFLLGLGLYRFSEQLITRRNIMTMAVALVILVAIDQAYLFELVDLDEGDMAVVGTALGLAAISLLIARRFYFKPLAWLGYFSFEIYLFHVFGTAGARIVLNKLQVHDIWVVFTVSMILGLFLPVALKVVLERISPLHFLSVAFFGAKTRVNRATPPLQKKATA; this is encoded by the coding sequence ATGACCAAGACCACGCCTGAAAAGGATCTGCGCATAGAGACGATCCGCGGACTGGCGCTGTTTCTGATGGTAGCGGGCCATGTCATCGGTAGTTCGTCCACCCTGGGCCTGAAGGTGCCCGACGAATCCGTGCTGCGCTATCTCTACGATTCTCTCGTTTACGTCCGGATGCCGCTGTTCACCGCTATTTCCGGCTATGTCTACGCCTTGCGTCCGGTCAACACCGGCAGCGACCTGTCGCGCTTCTACCAGGGCAAGTTCAAACGCATCGGCATTCCCCTGCTGGTGGTCTCGACGCTGTTCTTCGCCTTGCAGATGGCCGTCCCCAACACCAACTACAAGCCGCAGCTGACCGACATCTTCAGCATCTACTTCTTCAGCTACGCGCACTTCTGGTTCCTGCAGTCGATCTTCTGCATCTTCGTGGTGATCGCCCTGCTGGAGAAGGCCGGCCTGCTGCTGACCCTGCGCAACTTTGGGCTGGTGTTCGCCGTCGCCCTGGCGGCGTCCTTCGCCTGGGAGAGCTTCCCGGACCTGTTCAGCCTCTACAAGGCGGTGCAGTTGTTCCCCTTCTTCCTGTTGGGCCTGGGTCTCTACCGCTTCAGCGAGCAGCTCATCACTCGTCGCAATATCATGACGATGGCGGTAGCCCTGGTGATCCTGGTGGCGATCGACCAGGCCTATCTGTTCGAACTGGTCGACCTCGACGAAGGCGACATGGCCGTGGTGGGCACTGCCCTGGGCCTTGCCGCCATCAGCCTGCTGATCGCCCGCCGCTTCTACTTCAAGCCGCTGGCCTGGCTGGGCTACTTCTCCTTCGAGATCTACCTGTTCCACGTGTTCGGCACCGCGGGTGCCCGCATCGTGCTGAACAAGCTGCAGGTACATGACATCTGGGTGGTCTTTACCGTCAGCATGATCCTGGGGCTGTTCCTGCCGGTGGCGCTCAAGGTAGTGCTGGAGCGGATCAGCCCGCTGCACTTCCTCAGTGTCGCCTTCTTTGGCGCCAAGACACGCGTCAATCGCGCCACCCCGCCGCTGCAGAAGAAAGCCACCGCCTGA
- a CDS encoding YciI family protein has translation MPFLIETFDKPDSLALRQQHRPAHLDFLRENAAALLACGAKLSDDGETATGSVYIVDVETRAEAEAFIARDPFTSAGLPGEVRITRWRKAILDGKAFV, from the coding sequence ATGCCTTTTCTGATCGAGACCTTCGACAAGCCGGACAGCTTGGCCCTGCGCCAGCAGCATCGCCCGGCCCATCTGGACTTCCTGCGCGAGAATGCCGCCGCCCTGCTGGCCTGCGGCGCCAAGCTCAGCGACGACGGCGAAACCGCCACGGGCAGTGTCTACATCGTCGATGTGGAAACCCGCGCCGAGGCCGAAGCCTTTATCGCCCGTGATCCCTTCACTTCCGCCGGCCTGCCGGGCGAGGTGCGTATCACCCGCTGGCGCAAGGCGATTCTGGACGGCAAGGCATTCGTCTGA
- a CDS encoding aliphatic sulfonate ABC transporter substrate-binding protein: protein MSLLPLPRLAPLLMTLLMTLSVWVPVQAADQALRVGYQKGGGLLAVLKAQGTLERAFAAQGYHLSWREFQAGPQLLEALNAGSIDVGYTGSPPPIFAQAAGIDLVYLGAEPASEAVEAILVPDASPIHDVAGLKGRKVAVQKGSSANFLLVAALEKAGLGFKDIQPVYLPPADARAAFASGSVDAWVVWDPYLAAIQQSQPVRVLADYKGLLHANSFYEGSRRFANAHPAAIQLLLAELAKAGAWANAHKPEVSRILAAQIGLPEAVIATWQARTRYGATALTPEIIAVQQQTADIFHAQGLIPRPVDVSQAVWQAP, encoded by the coding sequence ATGTCGCTCCTGCCTCTCCCACGCCTCGCGCCTTTGCTCATGACCCTGCTGATGACGCTCAGCGTATGGGTGCCCGTGCAGGCCGCCGACCAAGCCCTGCGCGTCGGCTATCAAAAGGGCGGCGGCCTGTTGGCCGTGCTCAAGGCCCAGGGCACCCTGGAACGGGCCTTCGCCGCCCAGGGCTATCACCTGAGCTGGCGTGAATTCCAGGCCGGCCCTCAGCTGCTGGAGGCCCTCAACGCCGGCAGCATCGATGTCGGCTATACCGGCTCGCCGCCGCCGATCTTCGCTCAGGCCGCTGGAATCGATCTGGTCTATCTGGGCGCCGAGCCGGCCAGTGAGGCGGTCGAGGCCATCCTGGTGCCGGACGCCTCGCCGATCCACGACGTGGCCGGGCTCAAGGGCAGGAAGGTGGCGGTACAGAAGGGGTCGAGCGCCAACTTCCTGCTGGTCGCGGCCCTGGAAAAGGCCGGACTCGGCTTCAAGGACATCCAGCCGGTCTATCTGCCGCCGGCCGATGCCCGCGCTGCCTTTGCCAGTGGTTCGGTGGATGCCTGGGTGGTCTGGGATCCCTACCTGGCCGCCATCCAGCAGAGCCAGCCGGTGCGGGTGCTCGCCGACTATAAAGGCCTGCTGCACGCCAACAGCTTCTATGAGGGCTCGCGCCGCTTCGCCAACGCTCATCCCGCGGCGATCCAGCTACTGCTCGCGGAACTGGCCAAGGCCGGTGCCTGGGCCAATGCCCACAAGCCGGAGGTGAGTCGCATCCTGGCCGCACAGATCGGTCTGCCAGAGGCAGTGATCGCTACCTGGCAGGCGCGCACCCGCTACGGCGCGACGGCGCTGACGCCGGAGATCATCGCCGTCCAGCAACAGACCGCCGACATCTTCCATGCCCAGGGGCTGATCCCCCGACCGGTGGATGTCAGCCAGGCGGTCTGGCAGGCGCCCTAG